One Megalopta genalis isolate 19385.01 chromosome 5, iyMegGena1_principal, whole genome shotgun sequence DNA window includes the following coding sequences:
- the LOC117229509 gene encoding uncharacterized protein LOC117229509 has protein sequence MEKSTDPFAWAHKLRCPPTICNDSVKKILYTGTVSFLWDDLADLIFTVDEVKTIRKNVLLHQLKTGQPNKVVQCMQNLIQLKSARSDIKNQISKLEEEYEQLDFMVRQKVQKLREIKSERSKIKIRKNLIKMKYDQTVTQIEDCKKMKLVCEYLMPSTCKELDPKLLTEMLNLVSTFWDGANKKQICDTISNNLNIEVPTLWCHLNKNLTQSVDMLMKMVTSKPLDMGIQNLNIGIAKIYGQQISMVTKRLWCNAQADNHQQSILELTEKIEAGSNNSPDIITWLALALEVCKLEIEQKRLGDEVIKIREHLNENSTLAFELAELISEIEDIDKKIMTYAECIQQSLNHLKSLPEHIMKIRNEMSSVLQKILTLRNNFSDYSCLKNSLRTELSMFHDILDCNALRKIKLKNDVGIYRHKSMCITEVSLLVPNNQATHIVHYFPMIHSPTYSLLEYYRNFTLMLFHKRFNSFEIEENLDTLQLSALKHEGYDCNILELLNLSKTINIKTKDEINEFNRILNDWVHHTVEEVMNIVETVVDGATFPEWVERYNLLLYIIQKSK, from the exons ATGGAAAAATCTACTGATCCATTTGCATGGGCTCACAAATTGAGATGTCCACCAACAATTTGCAATGATTCtgtaaaaaaaat ATTATATACAGGTACTGTTTCATTTCTATGGGATGATTTAGCTGATCTTATATTTACTGTCGATGAGGTAAAAACTATAAGAAAAAATGTATTATTACATCAGTTAAAAACAGGACAGCCAAATAAAGTAGTTCAATGCATGCAAAACCTGATACAGCTAAAATCTGCAAGAAGTGATATAAAAAACCAAATATCTAAACTAGAAGAGGAATACGAGCAATTAGATTTTATGGTCAGACAGAAAG TACAAAAGTTAAGAGAAATTAAGTCTGAgcgttctaaaataaaaataagaaaaaacttAATTAAGATGAAATATGATCAAACTGTTACACAAATTGAGGACTGCAAGAAGATGAAATTAGTTTGTGAATATTTAATGCCAAGTACTTGTAAAGAGTTAGATCCTAAATTACTAACGGAAATGTTAAATTTAGTGTCGACTTTCTGGGATGGAGCAAATAAAAAACAA ATATGTGATACGATATCAAACAATCTTAATATTGAAGTTCCTACATTATGGTGTCACTTGAATAAGAATTTGACACAAAGTGTAGATATGTTAATGAAGATGGTAACTTCCAAACCTTTGGACATGGGTatacaaaatttaaatattgGTATTGCCAAAATATATGGCCAACAGATTTCTATGGTTACAAAGCGATTATGGTGTAATGCACAAGCAGATAATCATCAGCAAAGTATTCTTGAACTTACAGAGAAAATTGAG GCAGGTTCAAACAATTCACCAGATATTATTACATGGCTTGCATTAGCATTGGAAGTTTGCAAGCTAGAAATTGAACAAAAACGTTTAGGTGATGAAGTTATAAAAATTCGAGAACACTTAAATGAGAACAGTACATTAGCATTTGAATTAGCTGAATTGATTTCAGAAATAGAAGACATCGATAAGAAAATA ATGACATATGCAGAATGTATACAACAATCATTAAATCATTTGAAATCTTTGCCGGAGCATATTATGAAAATAAGGAATGAGATGAGTTCAGTATTGCAAAAAATATTAACACTGAGAAACAATTTTAGTGACTACTCATGCTTGAAAAACAGTTTAAGGACTGAATTGAGTATGTTTCATGACATCTTGGATTGTAATGCTTTGAGGaagattaaattaaaaaacgatgTTGGAATTTACAG ACATAAAAGTATGTGTATCACAGAAGTGTCTCTCTTGGTTCCTAATAATCAAGCTACACATATCGTTCACTATTTTCCAATGATTCACTCACCAACATACTCTTTACTAGAATATTACAGAAATTTCACTTTAATGTTGTttcacaaacgatttaattcttttgaaattgaagagaatttagaTACTTTGCAACTGTCTGCATTGAAACACGAAGGATATGATTGTAATATACttgaattgttaaatttatcgaaAACTATAAATATAAAGACAAAAGATGAAATTAACGAATTTAATAGAATACTAAACGATTG gGTACATCATACAGTTGAAGAAGTAATGAATATTGTTGAGACTGTCGTAGATGGTGCCACTTTTCCAGAATGGGTTGAGCGTtataatttattactatatataattcAGAAGTCTAAATAG